The sequence CAATTACATCTATAACCATAGAAGAACACCACTAAATCCCTTGTCTACCCATGATATTTAATTTAATAATGACTTTAAATAACAATAGTAGTGTTAAATGCTTTTATTACAAAGAAGTATAAATATCTACATTATAAATAGATAAGCTTTAATTACTCGGGATTTAGCAGATTACATATCTTTATTATTTAACATTCAAGTTCACCAATGACGACGGACTAAAGGTCGCCTTATGAAATCGCAATTTATGTGCCCACAAATTCCCTTTCATACTATAACAATAAGCAAAAGATGCCTATCCGAGTACTAGCTATTACTAAACATGTATAATTAGTATTCAATTGAGATCCCTTCATTTTCAAAAAAGCTTCAGAATTTATGGGGACAAAATAATAACTCGATACACCTCACTCTTAAAATTCATCTTACACCGATACTTTACTCACTAAAAATCAAAAATTCTTAGTCGTATAGTATCTGTGGTATATCGACTTCCCTTTCGATTCTTCTAAAATAATGTCTAAATATCCCTTATCAACTAAATATTCTAGAAGGACACAAATGTCTACCGAGTAAAGCTTCAATTCTTTTTCCTCAATAATTTCCTGTATTGACCACATTGACTTTCTACTCAACACTTCAATAATATGTGAACTGCCAAGATCTGTTCGCATATGTAGATAAAATTCACTTGCTAAAAATAAAAGCTCCAACCTTTTATCAATCGCTTCATTACTATTAATGAGTTCATTATACATTTTATAAATCTCTGGTTCTAAGTTCTTCACTTGATTCCAAACCGTCACTTCCGGGTGAAATCCTTTTTCAATTAATGATAACCTCGCTAAATGATGAAGAGAGTGAATAACATGATTATATGCATCAAAATAGTGCTTTTGTTCATATAGCTTTTTACCATCTGCATATCTTCTAATTAACTTCGAAAATTCTAATCCAATTCGTAGCTTTCTTTCATGGAACGGAAAATCATTCAAGTCTTGTATTAACTGTTGAAGTGAATCATTACGATCAAAAAGTATTTTTCCATTTAATAACCAATCATATATTTTCCGATTCGATCCAGCCATGAGCCATTCTCTTAATTTATTTTCATAAATACTATAAAGGGCCAGTTTTGTTCCTTCATAACTATAATGTTTCACAAGTAGTTCCGGTTCCTTATCAGTAGATATTATTAATAGCACGGAGTCAAATGTATCCGTTGTTGTAAGCAATTGTTCTGCACTTTCGATTAA comes from Bacillus andreraoultii and encodes:
- a CDS encoding nucleotidyltransferase-like protein, which gives rise to MDNFVRTLYQERASLPSTVGVLLIESAEQLLTTTDTFDSVLLIISTDKEPELLVKHYSYEGTKLALYSIYENKLREWLMAGSNRKIYDWLLNGKILFDRNDSLQQLIQDLNDFPFHERKLRIGLEFSKLIRRYADGKKLYEQKHYFDAYNHVIHSLHHLARLSLIEKGFHPEVTVWNQVKNLEPEIYKMYNELINSNEAIDKRLELLFLASEFYLHMRTDLGSSHIIEVLSRKSMWSIQEIIEEKELKLYSVDICVLLEYLVDKGYLDIILEESKGKSIYHRYYTTKNF